In Sphingobacterium zeae, one genomic interval encodes:
- a CDS encoding HSP90 family protein: MQEEKSYSFQVNLKGMIALLSEHLYSDPNTFIRELLQNGVDAITALKHLDEHHQGKIKIELPNVEQPKFMFQDNGIGLKESDIHQFLSVIGESSKGKDIKDAQDFIGKFGIGLLSCFVVSDEIIVETKSALEQQPLRWTARAEGDYKIERLSDDIPVGTKVILNPKKQYNYIFEADYFEKKIKFYGDALRESISIVVGGVEKIIHKDEPKWLASSVSKTDLLAIGKELFHVNFLDAIPFETTAGKAKGVLYVLPFRTQFSSKQRHRIYLKRMFLAEEDQSILPNWAFFVRMLVNTEELSATASRESLMKNDLLRQARKEIAAVLKTYLQQVKKIDYDIYIRIIQTHYLHLKAFALEDPDFLAIFLADIPFETNRGQRSFQNIIDYQQQLYYCADFEDFKQIDRMADTQGIMLINASYTFDTELLRKIKQKYPEYNITEMSPNQLLETFQTIHEDEHHQYFSFQKDAQRILDDYNCVLEIRRFKPVDTPAIFTKMDQNNVENTISQLKENANPFAQVLKTSRPNKIQNTLCLNADNALITTLMDIKDAYMLRSVMEVLYVQALILGKYPVQEREMKVLNEALKNLIVMGLDNFVNL, translated from the coding sequence ATGCAGGAAGAGAAATCATATTCCTTTCAGGTAAACTTGAAAGGAATGATCGCGCTGCTCTCAGAGCACCTATATAGCGATCCCAACACATTTATTCGGGAACTGCTTCAAAATGGGGTGGATGCAATTACAGCATTGAAACACTTGGATGAACATCACCAAGGAAAAATCAAGATAGAATTACCAAACGTTGAGCAACCTAAATTTATGTTCCAAGATAATGGAATAGGTCTCAAGGAGTCCGATATCCACCAATTTTTGTCGGTTATTGGCGAGAGTTCGAAAGGTAAGGACATCAAGGATGCACAGGATTTTATTGGAAAGTTTGGCATTGGACTGCTCTCTTGTTTTGTCGTCAGTGATGAGATTATTGTGGAAACAAAATCGGCACTTGAACAGCAACCCTTACGCTGGACGGCTAGAGCTGAAGGCGACTATAAGATTGAGCGCCTGAGTGATGATATTCCTGTGGGAACGAAGGTAATTTTAAACCCCAAAAAACAATACAATTATATTTTTGAAGCGGACTATTTCGAGAAGAAAATTAAGTTTTATGGAGATGCACTGCGAGAATCCATTTCAATCGTGGTAGGAGGTGTTGAAAAGATCATCCATAAGGATGAACCTAAATGGCTTGCTTCATCGGTTTCGAAAACAGATTTGTTAGCGATAGGGAAAGAGCTATTTCATGTCAACTTTTTGGACGCAATTCCATTTGAAACGACTGCGGGAAAAGCAAAGGGCGTGTTGTATGTTTTACCTTTTCGTACGCAATTTAGCAGCAAGCAGCGTCACCGTATCTATTTGAAGCGCATGTTCCTTGCCGAAGAAGATCAATCGATTTTGCCAAACTGGGCATTCTTTGTCCGTATGCTTGTCAATACGGAGGAACTTAGTGCAACCGCATCGCGGGAGTCTCTGATGAAAAATGATTTGCTGCGGCAGGCGAGAAAGGAAATTGCTGCCGTTTTGAAGACGTACCTGCAGCAAGTGAAGAAGATTGATTACGATATTTATATACGTATTATCCAAACGCATTATCTTCATTTGAAAGCATTCGCCCTAGAAGATCCCGATTTCCTAGCAATCTTTTTGGCGGATATCCCGTTTGAAACCAACCGTGGACAACGAAGCTTTCAAAATATAATTGATTATCAGCAACAACTCTATTATTGCGCCGACTTTGAAGATTTTAAACAAATTGACCGAATGGCTGATACGCAGGGGATAATGCTTATTAATGCTTCTTATACGTTTGATACCGAGCTACTCCGTAAGATCAAACAAAAGTATCCCGAATATAATATTACAGAGATGTCGCCAAATCAGCTGCTAGAGACCTTTCAGACGATTCATGAAGACGAGCATCATCAATATTTTTCTTTTCAGAAAGATGCACAACGTATTTTGGACGACTACAACTGCGTTTTGGAAATTAGACGGTTTAAACCAGTTGATACGCCGGCCATTTTTACAAAAATGGACCAAAATAACGTGGAAAATACGATTAGCCAATTGAAGGAAAATGCAAATCCCTTTGCGCAGGTACTCAAGACGTCCAGGCCAAACAAGATCCAGAATACATTATGCTTAAATGCCGATAATGCATTGATCACCACGCTAATGGATATAAAGGATGCGTATATGCTCCGTTCAGTGATGGAAGTCCTGTATGTGCAAGCATTGATTTTAGGCAAGTATCCGGTACAGGAACGTGAAATGAAAGTCTTGAACGAGGCCCTGAAGAACCTCATTGTCATGGGACTGGATAATTTCGTGAATCTTTAA
- a CDS encoding DUF5007 domain-containing protein, producing MKSKLLYSIGLAAISLVGCKKIPEGNLSDIIRYEQLPVEIRMGRSEVSTAINPAGSSKPIEVKLLKVYQKETGKDVTDIFMQTFPIKIWKKLYDSKVDTTLDLIAAKQKDTVMTALSINKFSGAIESTPNTLKLPKGHYIYDLEIKNAVGTKIYPAIGEFKLVEAPYFDVPAVRSTVAMKVGAETTTKSIPSNANHIKVTYLGLGDNKVVVKIVDKNGVPFNPKKGEIARRPNSGTAGGYLQTMQDYSISTTLFDDRMEFVYGVLPFPLVSLGNGFNYYYRIPAPYVNFDDSLGLPYNTYSCNARFSFQAFVPGTYQVDVIVPQVTRVK from the coding sequence ATGAAAAGTAAATTATTATATAGTATTGGACTCGCAGCAATTTCGCTTGTGGGCTGTAAAAAAATACCTGAAGGCAACTTGAGCGATATTATTCGTTATGAACAATTGCCTGTTGAAATTAGAATGGGAAGATCCGAAGTTTCAACCGCAATAAACCCAGCTGGATCCAGTAAACCAATTGAGGTTAAATTGCTTAAAGTGTATCAAAAGGAAACTGGAAAAGATGTTACCGATATTTTTATGCAAACATTTCCGATTAAGATCTGGAAAAAACTGTATGATTCTAAAGTTGATACAACGTTGGACCTGATTGCTGCTAAACAAAAAGATACCGTAATGACGGCATTAAGTATCAACAAATTTTCTGGAGCGATTGAGTCGACGCCAAATACATTAAAACTTCCGAAGGGTCATTATATTTATGATTTAGAAATAAAGAACGCTGTGGGTACGAAAATTTATCCAGCTATCGGTGAGTTTAAATTGGTTGAAGCACCATACTTTGATGTTCCTGCTGTAAGATCAACGGTCGCGATGAAAGTTGGTGCTGAAACGACGACAAAATCTATTCCAAGCAATGCTAATCATATTAAAGTAACCTATTTGGGCCTTGGAGACAATAAAGTTGTTGTAAAAATAGTGGATAAGAATGGTGTTCCATTTAACCCTAAAAAAGGTGAAATAGCGAGACGCCCTAACTCAGGTACTGCAGGTGGTTATCTGCAGACTATGCAGGATTACTCTATTTCCACAACGTTATTTGACGATCGGATGGAGTTTGTTTATGGGGTTTTGCCTTTTCCATTAGTTTCTCTAGGGAATGGATTTAATTATTATTACCGTATCCCTGCTCCTTATGTCAATTTTGATGATAGTTTGGGATTACCCTATAATACCTATTCTTGTAATGCAAGATTTTCATTTCAGGCATTTGTGCCAGGTACTTATCAAGTGGACGTTATTGTTCCACAAGTGACAAGAGTAAAGTAG
- the lepB gene encoding signal peptidase I, whose translation MILTIFIVLTIIAAYGFWLLFEKAGRKGWEGVVPVYSQWIQSRILGKKTWQLILLLVPIVNIFVFYNLYLDFIHCFGKRRFWENCAAVLVPFIVLPLWGKDKNVQFLNGLYTKNLKAAHAEGRGATKEAELEIAHQSYMDYKKKYPYKKSMVREWADAIVFATVAATLIRGFLLEAFMIPSGSMQQSLLIGDYLFVSKLNYGPRIPNTPIAFPFAHHTMPLIGGKAFSELIKIPYKRLPGFQEIKRNDVIVFNAPAGDTVAVENQDSPYYDLVRSMGREAVHQQFTIQTRPVDKREHLIKRCVGMPGDKIGMKEGVLFVNDKPGFVAPESQMDYIVMTDETGLDEQRLKDMGIEVSPIQPGAYLIFLTQEQAAMVKSWSNVKSMQMNLEKPGVAQANTFPNDPQYKWNYDNFGPLVIPKKGMTIPLNAQTFPLYERAIRVYEKNQLEKKSDGFYINGNRTDSYTFKMDYYWMMGDNRHNSLDARDWGFVPEDHIVGKALFTWMSWNADGNGLSKVRWNRIFKGIH comes from the coding sequence ATGATACTTACAATCTTTATTGTATTGACAATAATCGCAGCCTACGGCTTTTGGTTGCTATTTGAAAAAGCAGGACGCAAAGGCTGGGAGGGAGTTGTGCCCGTCTATAGTCAGTGGATCCAATCACGTATCCTAGGCAAGAAGACCTGGCAGCTGATCCTTTTGCTGGTACCGATCGTTAATATTTTTGTATTTTATAATCTCTACCTCGATTTTATTCATTGTTTTGGTAAAAGAAGATTTTGGGAAAACTGCGCCGCAGTACTGGTCCCTTTTATCGTTTTACCTCTTTGGGGCAAAGATAAAAATGTGCAATTTCTAAATGGGCTATACACCAAAAATCTGAAAGCAGCGCATGCCGAAGGTCGCGGGGCGACAAAGGAAGCTGAGTTGGAGATCGCACATCAATCTTATATGGATTATAAGAAGAAATATCCCTATAAAAAATCAATGGTGCGTGAATGGGCCGACGCGATTGTGTTTGCAACTGTCGCAGCAACGCTAATTCGTGGATTTCTATTGGAAGCATTTATGATTCCATCGGGTTCTATGCAGCAGTCTCTACTCATTGGCGATTATCTTTTTGTGAGTAAACTAAATTATGGTCCTCGCATTCCCAATACACCAATAGCCTTTCCTTTTGCACATCATACGATGCCATTAATAGGAGGGAAAGCCTTTTCTGAACTCATTAAAATTCCTTACAAACGATTGCCCGGATTTCAAGAGATCAAGCGGAATGATGTAATCGTTTTTAATGCACCTGCCGGTGATACGGTTGCTGTGGAAAATCAGGACTCGCCCTATTATGATTTGGTGCGTAGTATGGGACGTGAAGCAGTACACCAACAATTTACGATTCAGACCCGCCCAGTAGACAAACGTGAACATTTGATTAAGCGATGTGTGGGAATGCCGGGAGATAAAATCGGTATGAAAGAAGGGGTATTGTTTGTGAACGACAAGCCAGGTTTTGTTGCTCCGGAAAGTCAAATGGATTATATTGTGATGACCGATGAGACTGGTCTGGACGAACAGCGCTTGAAAGATATGGGAATAGAAGTCTCTCCCATTCAGCCCGGCGCTTATCTCATCTTTTTAACCCAAGAACAGGCGGCAATGGTGAAATCCTGGTCCAATGTCAAATCCATGCAAATGAACTTGGAAAAACCGGGAGTTGCACAAGCAAATACCTTTCCAAATGATCCACAATACAAATGGAACTACGACAATTTTGGCCCCTTAGTTATTCCTAAGAAAGGAATGACTATTCCATTAAACGCACAGACCTTTCCACTATACGAACGAGCTATCCGTGTGTATGAAAAGAACCAATTGGAAAAGAAATCGGATGGGTTTTATATCAATGGAAACCGAACAGATTCCTACACCTTTAAAATGGATTATTATTGGATGATGGGCGACAATAGGCACAATTCGCTCGATGCGCGGGATTGGGGATTTGTTCCGGAAGATCATATTGTCGGAAAAGCATTATTTACCTGGATGAGCTGGAATGCAGATGGTAATGGACTTTCCAAAGTACGGTGGAATAGAATTTTTAAAGGGATTCATTGA
- a CDS encoding LIC11966 family surface protein yields the protein MIKKMITGVLTVVVLTMSSCGSVEKDPAAYNNSIITVINGSEKHVTDMNAAMNGSDYTKAEQVRADWEKSLNDDIKKVEDLGDFKGDATFQKAVLDGLNGYKKIVTEDYPKLIELRKNKTPDATKESALLDNINKAFENMSNGVNKASTAFESKYKS from the coding sequence ATGATTAAAAAGATGATTACCGGCGTATTGACCGTGGTGGTTCTGACTATGTCGAGTTGTGGGTCGGTAGAAAAAGATCCTGCAGCATACAATAATTCGATTATTACCGTAATCAACGGAAGTGAAAAACATGTGACGGACATGAATGCAGCCATGAATGGCTCCGATTATACGAAAGCCGAACAGGTCCGCGCAGATTGGGAAAAATCTTTGAATGATGATATTAAGAAAGTAGAAGATCTGGGAGATTTCAAAGGCGATGCGACATTCCAAAAAGCAGTTCTTGATGGCTTAAATGGGTATAAGAAAATCGTTACGGAGGATTATCCCAAATTGATTGAGCTCCGAAAAAATAAAACACCAGATGCGACCAAAGAGTCTGCATTGCTTGACAATATTAATAAAGCGTTTGAAAATATGAGCAATGGTGTCAATAAAGCATCTACAGCATTTGAAAGTAAATATAAAAGTTAA
- a CDS encoding RagB/SusD family nutrient uptake outer membrane protein, translating into MKFKYILSLIGITGTLLFNSSCSKYLDLKPENSTYDEVFWKDGENVNRASLGAYALLRNSLRADRSYFIFGDIASGVVHQAGEDWNMNDLARSGGYKFSYAPYLEGSLWNWTRFYGVINQCNLIVEQAEAMDSKLFDGGEDEKKNAIAGARFLRAFTYFYMQRVWGDVLLVKETFKDPQNIPDMARTAEKETLTFCKEDLLYAIANLQQNSTKSFASKGAANALMAEVCAWEHDYVNAEKYTNETLKLGYALEDVKDYRKIWLGNSKESIFELNMLYSESGNEFSEDFFSKFLTSATIPGKGSNSAWYIEPEFLESEFDKSEARLDSMSLPFPDGSELRSIRKYNNQIEYREGKYAISNNLVLIRLADIILLRAEAYYKNGKPALALNDLNTIRKRAGLEEIQVSGEELFKEIFKERRRELIGEGIIQFDLIRMNMFEQFDEYSGAYSQDRIANKGYYWPLDMRNLLPQNELLTQNPWWRNH; encoded by the coding sequence ATGAAATTTAAATATATATTATCATTAATCGGAATAACAGGAACTTTATTATTCAATTCCTCTTGTTCGAAATATCTGGATTTAAAGCCAGAAAATAGCACTTACGATGAGGTGTTTTGGAAAGATGGCGAAAATGTAAATAGGGCATCTCTTGGAGCATATGCGCTACTTCGCAACTCGCTTCGGGCAGATCGATCTTATTTTATATTTGGTGACATTGCGTCTGGGGTAGTGCATCAGGCGGGGGAAGATTGGAATATGAATGACTTGGCAAGGTCAGGAGGGTATAAATTTAGTTATGCGCCTTACCTGGAAGGAAGTTTGTGGAATTGGACACGCTTCTATGGTGTCATTAATCAGTGCAATTTGATTGTGGAGCAAGCTGAGGCCATGGATAGCAAATTGTTCGATGGAGGTGAGGATGAAAAGAAAAATGCGATTGCTGGTGCTCGTTTTCTGAGAGCATTCACCTATTTCTATATGCAACGCGTTTGGGGAGATGTATTATTGGTCAAAGAGACTTTTAAAGATCCTCAAAATATTCCTGATATGGCAAGGACAGCAGAAAAGGAAACTTTAACATTCTGTAAAGAGGATTTATTATATGCGATCGCTAATCTTCAACAAAACTCAACAAAGAGTTTTGCATCAAAGGGAGCTGCTAATGCACTGATGGCGGAGGTCTGTGCTTGGGAACATGACTATGTTAATGCGGAGAAGTATACGAATGAGACATTAAAACTCGGATATGCCCTAGAAGATGTCAAAGACTACCGGAAGATATGGTTGGGTAACTCTAAAGAATCCATCTTTGAATTGAATATGCTCTATAGCGAGAGCGGAAATGAATTTTCAGAGGACTTCTTTAGTAAATTTCTAACAAGTGCCACTATTCCCGGTAAAGGTAGCAACTCTGCTTGGTATATTGAACCTGAATTTCTTGAAAGTGAATTTGATAAATCTGAAGCAAGGTTAGATTCAATGTCTCTGCCTTTTCCGGATGGGTCGGAATTAAGAAGCATTCGTAAGTATAACAATCAAATTGAATACAGGGAAGGTAAATATGCCATCAGTAATAATTTGGTACTGATTCGTTTAGCAGATATTATTTTGCTGCGGGCGGAGGCTTATTACAAGAACGGTAAGCCAGCGCTTGCATTGAATGACCTGAATACAATTAGAAAAAGAGCTGGTCTCGAAGAAATACAAGTTTCTGGAGAGGAATTGTTTAAAGAGATATTCAAAGAACGGAGAAGAGAGCTGATTGGAGAAGGAATCATTCAATTTGATTTGATTCGGATGAATATGTTTGAACAATTTGATGAATACTCGGGTGCATATTCGCAAGATAGAATAGCCAACAAAGGCTATTATTGGCCGCTGGATATGCGTAATTTATTGCCGCAGAACGAATTGCTGACCCAAAACCCTTGGTGGAGAAATCATTAA
- a CDS encoding SusC/RagA family TonB-linked outer membrane protein, translated as MKRILPIIILVVMSYFHVFGQTIPVEGTVRDANGQPLAGMTVTERGTTNQASTNQQGSFTLAVKSLPVTLVFSGVGFKKLEVQVTTKQAPAVVLQKDDSFLGEVVVVGYQKQSVKKTTSAVQVISGRTIEDLPAPSFESLLQGRVAGVNIQNFTGEPGARNTFTVRGNTTISPDLNSEVDLANTMSSPLYIIDGMPLSVSDLGGSSATGTNYIAGININDIESIVVQKDAAATAVWGSRGANGVIVIKTKQGRVGKPSIRASYYRGITERPQLQRTLGGATERRTKMDILSQYASWAQMGGFTQPLTDSLNSSYNNATDWQDLFYTTGNIDNADASIAGGSESVNYRLSAGYYNEDGVVRNTGFKRYSIRGNFGFTLSPIIKSDFMVSAARINRKRGLGRGIDQVVPVNQGEMPSSFVGLGQADYDFYLGQYDKLTDDNQTDNINIFSKTYVDIIKGLQYSLEGSVQANMDSRNQFQPRELNQGINYAASTGRNAYTYNIANVLNYVKTFNEKHTINLTALQSFQYDKQLSHKTEGYNLPTDDIHVIQGVATKDLIASTNKMESGLLSYMGQFSYDFKSKYIFNASWRSDASSRFGVNTKWGSFPALSAAWVISDENFMKKFDWVNMLKLRGSWGKSGVLPEDFYAPYNVWALSSDTYNGTTFAVPSFKKPLTLKNLTWNKSEQTNIGFDLGLFNDRLTVTFDAYRKILKDPIMGFSFPYYTGYTKLSFNVPMTVYNEGIDLTIMTRNLSKTSALQWNTNLNMTFNKNRIGSLPFGDRSFYADSRGYNQQLLYTVGSPIYRWAQMIYQGVYSHQDQIPVNPVTGKPITVFKGNYPVKPGFPNWADVNQDWDTWSDEDKGAADGDLMLTGNPNPRITGGLFNEFIYRGFSISMLNTFTIGRDIINNLKSNQFNAIGGSVNKFTNNRLPDLEGLDYWTPEKAKDPNYQANFPSISPYGSYFYQYLPFSTMFNENGTYFKIKTISVGYILPKNVVERLKIGARNIRFYGMVDNLHTFQKASVPDAELVTPQGEYSGGAYPLPRKYTIGLEVNF; from the coding sequence ATGAAGAGAATTCTACCTATTATTATTCTCGTGGTGATGTCCTATTTTCATGTTTTCGGCCAAACAATCCCTGTGGAAGGGACTGTTCGAGATGCAAATGGGCAGCCGTTGGCGGGTATGACCGTCACAGAGCGAGGAACAACGAATCAAGCGTCTACAAATCAGCAAGGTTCATTCACGTTGGCCGTAAAAAGCCTTCCCGTAACATTGGTTTTTTCTGGTGTCGGCTTTAAAAAGCTGGAGGTCCAGGTGACAACAAAACAGGCTCCTGCCGTAGTCCTTCAAAAAGATGACTCCTTCTTAGGAGAAGTTGTGGTTGTTGGATATCAAAAACAGTCTGTTAAAAAGACGACTAGTGCTGTTCAGGTTATTTCAGGCCGGACGATTGAAGATTTGCCTGCACCGAGTTTCGAGAGCTTGTTGCAAGGAAGGGTCGCAGGTGTCAATATCCAAAACTTTACAGGAGAGCCTGGAGCGAGGAATACGTTTACTGTGCGTGGTAATACCACAATTTCCCCCGATCTGAATAGTGAGGTCGACTTGGCAAATACAATGAGCTCTCCACTATATATTATTGATGGGATGCCACTATCAGTCTCTGACTTAGGTGGGTCATCAGCTACAGGAACCAATTATATTGCGGGTATCAATATCAACGATATTGAAAGTATTGTTGTGCAGAAAGATGCTGCAGCGACAGCGGTATGGGGTTCTCGTGGTGCGAATGGGGTTATTGTGATCAAAACAAAACAGGGCCGGGTAGGAAAGCCATCAATTAGAGCATCCTATTACAGGGGAATTACGGAAAGGCCGCAATTGCAAAGAACCTTAGGGGGAGCTACAGAAAGAAGGACAAAGATGGATATTCTAAGTCAATATGCTTCATGGGCTCAGATGGGTGGATTTACGCAGCCCTTAACAGACAGTTTGAATAGTAGCTACAATAATGCAACGGATTGGCAAGATTTGTTTTATACAACAGGAAATATTGATAACGCAGATGCGAGTATTGCAGGTGGAAGCGAGTCTGTTAATTACAGATTATCTGCGGGTTACTATAATGAGGATGGTGTTGTGCGTAACACTGGATTTAAGCGGTACTCGATAAGAGGTAATTTTGGATTTACGCTTTCACCAATTATCAAATCGGATTTTATGGTGTCTGCGGCAAGAATAAACCGCAAACGTGGACTTGGTAGAGGGATTGATCAGGTCGTTCCGGTGAATCAAGGGGAGATGCCTTCTTCTTTCGTGGGGCTTGGTCAGGCAGATTATGATTTCTACCTAGGGCAATATGATAAATTAACGGATGATAATCAGACCGATAATATCAATATTTTTTCAAAAACATATGTCGATATCATAAAGGGATTGCAATATTCATTGGAGGGCTCAGTACAAGCAAATATGGATAGCCGAAATCAATTTCAACCTCGTGAACTTAATCAAGGGATCAACTATGCTGCATCAACGGGGAGAAACGCCTATACCTATAATATTGCGAACGTATTGAATTATGTAAAAACATTTAATGAAAAACACACGATTAATTTAACGGCGTTACAATCTTTTCAATATGATAAGCAGTTGTCCCATAAAACAGAGGGATATAATCTGCCTACAGACGATATTCATGTAATCCAAGGCGTTGCAACAAAAGATTTGATAGCAAGTACAAACAAGATGGAGTCTGGGCTTCTATCTTATATGGGGCAGTTCTCCTATGATTTTAAATCAAAGTACATCTTTAATGCCTCTTGGCGTTCAGATGCATCTTCCAGATTTGGTGTTAATACCAAATGGGGATCCTTTCCTGCATTGTCAGCTGCTTGGGTTATTTCCGATGAGAATTTTATGAAAAAATTTGATTGGGTAAATATGCTTAAATTGAGAGGAAGTTGGGGTAAATCAGGTGTCCTTCCGGAGGATTTTTATGCACCTTATAATGTTTGGGCCTTGTCATCGGACACATATAATGGAACTACATTCGCCGTGCCATCCTTTAAAAAACCGCTGACATTAAAAAATCTGACCTGGAATAAATCTGAGCAAACAAATATTGGATTTGACTTGGGGCTCTTCAATGATCGTTTAACAGTGACGTTCGATGCTTATCGAAAAATTCTGAAAGATCCAATTATGGGATTCTCATTCCCATATTACACAGGTTACACAAAGTTGTCGTTTAACGTGCCAATGACCGTTTATAATGAGGGTATTGACCTGACTATTATGACAAGAAATCTGTCTAAAACGAGTGCATTGCAATGGAATACGAATCTAAATATGACTTTTAACAAAAATAGAATAGGTTCATTGCCATTTGGAGATCGTAGTTTCTATGCCGATTCCAGAGGTTATAATCAACAATTGTTGTATACGGTAGGGAGTCCTATATATAGATGGGCTCAAATGATCTATCAGGGCGTCTATTCGCATCAAGATCAAATACCTGTCAATCCTGTAACTGGAAAGCCTATCACTGTTTTTAAAGGGAATTATCCTGTTAAGCCTGGATTCCCAAATTGGGCTGATGTAAATCAAGATTGGGATACCTGGAGTGACGAAGATAAAGGAGCAGCGGATGGTGACTTGATGTTAACAGGCAACCCGAATCCGCGCATTACGGGGGGCTTGTTTAATGAGTTTATCTACAGAGGTTTTTCAATTAGTATGCTAAATACCTTTACCATCGGGCGTGATATTATTAACAATTTAAAGAGCAACCAATTTAATGCTATTGGTGGTAGTGTAAATAAGTTTACAAACAATAGGCTACCTGATCTAGAAGGCTTGGATTACTGGACACCTGAAAAGGCAAAGGATCCAAATTATCAAGCGAATTTTCCTTCGATATCTCCCTATGGAAGTTATTTCTATCAGTATCTTCCGTTTAGCACGATGTTTAATGAAAATGGTACTTATTTCAAAATTAAGACGATTTCTGTCGGGTATATTTTACCTAAAAATGTTGTGGAACGATTAAAGATAGGGGCTAGAAATATTAGATTCTATGGAATGGTGGATAATCTCCATACTTTTCAGAAAGCTTCAGTCCCTGATGCTGAATTGGTGACACCGCAAGGGGAATATAGCGGCGGGGCTTATCCATTGCCTCGGAAATATACAATCGGTCTAGAAGTCAACTTTTAA